A stretch of DNA from Mycolicibacterium celeriflavum:
TGTAGCGCAGGATCGCCGACATCACGTGGGACTGGTCGCGCAGGTTCAGGTTGCCGCTGCACAGGTAGCGCGCCGCGGCCAGGCTCGCGTCGAAGAGATTCTGCACTTCGGCCTTGCCGTCACCGTCGCCGTCGGAGGCGTAGCGCGACCAGGTGCCCGGCAGAAACTGCATGGGGCCCATGGCGCGGGCGTAGGTGATGCGATCGGCCGTGCGGTTCTGCACGATGACCTCGTTGCCGGGCAGCGTGCCGTCCAGCGCGGGTCCGAAGATCGGCCGGATCGCGGTGCCGCGGGCATCGGTGGCACCGCCGTTGGCGTGCATCGACTCGATGCGGCCGATCCCCGCCAGCAGGTTCCAGCTCACGCCGCAGCCTGGGTAGGCCGCGGCCATCATCCGTTCGGCGTTGCGGTACGCCGAAAGTGCCATCGCTGGAATACCAAGTGCGCCAGGAGAATTCACTACCGCCGCGGGCGGGGGTGCGGACCCCGTCGAGGTGGCGATGTGGAAGGCCGAGGGGGTCTTGGTGACCGCGACGACCGACGCGCCGGACCTGTTGCTCGGCGACGGTTCGACGGCGGCCAGCGGGGTCACCGCGGCATCGCTGAAGGGTGTGCGCGGCGACGGGGCGGAGGCGCCGACGCTGCCGGCCAGCACGACCGGGGCGATGATCGCGAGGACGAAGCCGGCACGCATGCGGTTGGCGGTAGCTAGCTTCTGCAGTCGGGGACCCGAAGCGGTCACCACGCCCGCCGCTCGGCGCCGCACGGCCCTGAGGGCGGCTCCTCCCCTTATGTGCACTCAACCGTCCTTGGTCTGCGATCGCTTGTGAACCAAGTCACCATACCTACTCGACCCCGCGCGCGTTGAGCAATGGTGTTAGCTGCCCGCACTCGACTTCTTGGCCCGTCGTTCACCCGCCTCGGCCCGGCCGGCACCGTCGTCGGCCGGATCGGCTGCCGGGGGCTGCAGCTGGGCCAGCATCTCGCGCATTTCCTCGAGTTCGCGCCGCAGGTAGTCGCGGGTCACGACCTCGCCGACCGCCAACCGCAACGCCGCCAGCTCGCGGGCCAGGTACTCGGTGTCGGACTTGGTCTGCAGCGCGCGCCGGCGGTCCTCCTCGAGCGAGACCCG
This window harbors:
- a CDS encoding lytic transglycosylase domain-containing protein; translation: MRAGFVLAIIAPVVLAGSVGASAPSPRTPFSDAAVTPLAAVEPSPSNRSGASVVAVTKTPSAFHIATSTGSAPPPAAVVNSPGALGIPAMALSAYRNAERMMAAAYPGCGVSWNLLAGIGRIESMHANGGATDARGTAIRPIFGPALDGTLPGNEVIVQNRTADRITYARAMGPMQFLPGTWSRYASDGDGDGKAEVQNLFDASLAAARYLCSGNLNLRDQSHVMSAILRYNNSVAYARNVLGWAAAYATGVVPMDLPPITGSVPTLSQTGEDVHLTDLREYEGLGPGLPINALGLPANDPLALMPLLERDSVASQMGAPGQQRLGPPPGPMPQGLATPLAPPQPPPWTPPWMQPPPRPECAVFCIEDNPAPLQPALAGPPVAQPLAPPGPALQAPQPPPNPLAPPPPGPAPAVGPPAPAQAPAPGPQPGPAPGPVS